Proteins found in one Acidobacteriota bacterium genomic segment:
- a CDS encoding DNA-3-methyladenine glycosylase 2 family protein, which produces MTTAIRVSSPFDGEGLMAFFAARSLAGVERVEENSYERAFTQAGRAGTLQVALRRRGRSHSLSLEFPLWAKPDDLQSRVSRLFDLSANPRAIARVLSRDPLLAPLVERRPGLRVPGAWDPFEVAVRAVLGQQISVAGARTLAGRLVALCGRPLPKRLARPGLTHVFPSPAAVAEADVASVGLPRARAAALKAFARAVADGSFTLAAPKGLEDFEERLTALPGFGPWTAHVVALRAFGEGDAFPEGDLGLVKAMERAGVKKSRIAARAERWRPYRAYATLHLWASLADNTGTKGGA; this is translated from the coding sequence GTGACCACTGCCATTCGCGTGTCTTCTCCGTTCGACGGAGAGGGGCTCATGGCCTTCTTCGCGGCGCGCTCGCTCGCGGGGGTGGAGAGAGTCGAAGAGAATTCCTATGAAAGGGCATTCACGCAGGCGGGGCGCGCCGGGACGCTGCAAGTCGCGCTCCGGCGCCGAGGACGGTCGCATTCACTTTCATTGGAATTCCCTCTTTGGGCGAAACCCGATGATCTGCAGTCGCGTGTTTCGCGCCTCTTCGACCTCTCCGCGAACCCCCGCGCGATCGCGCGAGTCCTCTCGCGCGACCCGCTCCTCGCGCCGCTCGTCGAGCGGCGGCCGGGGCTGCGCGTGCCGGGGGCGTGGGACCCGTTCGAGGTCGCCGTTCGCGCAGTCCTCGGCCAGCAGATCTCCGTCGCGGGCGCGCGCACTCTCGCGGGACGGCTCGTGGCGCTCTGCGGGCGCCCGTTGCCGAAGCGCCTCGCGCGCCCCGGGCTCACGCACGTCTTCCCGTCCCCCGCCGCCGTCGCCGAAGCGGACGTCGCGAGCGTCGGCCTTCCCCGCGCCCGCGCCGCGGCCTTGAAGGCCTTCGCCCGCGCCGTCGCAGACGGCTCGTTCACCCTCGCGGCGCCGAAAGGCCTCGAGGATTTCGAGGAGCGCCTCACGGCGCTGCCCGGGTTCGGGCCCTGGACGGCGCACGTCGTCGCGCTGCGGGCGTTCGGCGAGGGCGACGCGTTCCCCGAGGGCGACCTCGGCCTCGTCAAGGCGATGGAACGCGCCGGCGTGAAGAAGAGCCGGATCGCGGCCCGCGCCGAGCGCTGGCGCCCCTACCGCGCGTACGCGACCCTGCACCTGTGGGCGTCGCTCGCGGACAACACGGGGACGAAAGGGGGCGCGTGA
- a CDS encoding methylated-DNA--[protein]-cysteine S-methyltransferase, translating into MRDESLVALVFEDHWKPTRGALARRFGRITFEESPRGGASAAALRRYFAGDLRALDSIEVDTGGTPFQQLVWTALRRIPAGSTWSYARLAREIGRPSATRAVAAANGANPVSIVIPCHRVIGSDGSLTGYGGGLPRKRWLLVHEGALLV; encoded by the coding sequence ATGCGCGACGAGTCCCTCGTCGCACTCGTCTTCGAGGACCATTGGAAACCCACGAGGGGCGCCCTGGCCCGGAGGTTCGGGAGAATTACCTTCGAAGAATCTCCCCGCGGCGGCGCCTCGGCTGCCGCCTTGAGGCGTTACTTCGCCGGCGACCTCCGCGCTCTCGATTCCATAGAGGTCGACACCGGAGGCACGCCCTTCCAGCAGCTCGTGTGGACGGCCCTGCGCCGCATCCCCGCCGGGTCGACGTGGTCGTACGCCCGCCTCGCGCGAGAGATCGGCCGTCCGTCCGCGACGCGCGCGGTGGCGGCCGCGAACGGCGCGAATCCCGTCTCGATCGTCATCCCCTGCCACCGCGTCATCGGCTCGGACGGAAGCCTCACGGGGTACGGCGGCGGCCTCCCCCGCAAGCGGTGGCTGCTCGTCCACGAAGGGGCTCTGCTCGTTTGA
- a CDS encoding amidohydrolase family protein, with protein MTPLLVENALVIGMTRPADVVRDGALFIEDGAIAARDAEAQTRARSYEAAGRPVERLNAKGMWVLPGFVQTHVHLCQTLLRNGPDGLPLLPWLSTHVWPGEAAHDDATLEVSARLGLAELLSGGTTSVLDMATAYHTDAVFRAAAASGVRVTTGNVLMDDPGTNPAGLFRDTRAALAETERLAKAWHGGNGGRLRVAFCPRFAVSCTDRLLREVGERAKAEGFLVHTHASENLDEIALVAQRTGRRNVRYLDDAGISGAHVVLAHVIHTDAEERTLLAARGTTVAHCPSSNLKLGSGICPVPEYRAQGIRVTLGADGAPCNDRLDAFTEMRLAALLPKVRLGPAALPAWDVVRMATAEGAEALGLNAGTLETGRRADFVLLDPLSGFAGPVSWREDPYGPIVYSMDRSHVAATYVDGEARYVRGEAFPLKPSSAEIDTAVAALKARWRP; from the coding sequence ATGACGCCCCTCCTCGTCGAGAACGCCCTCGTGATCGGGATGACGCGCCCCGCGGACGTCGTCCGGGACGGCGCGCTCTTCATCGAGGACGGGGCCATCGCGGCGCGCGACGCCGAGGCCCAGACGCGCGCCCGCTCTTACGAGGCCGCGGGGCGGCCGGTCGAGAGGTTGAACGCGAAGGGAATGTGGGTCCTGCCCGGCTTCGTCCAGACGCACGTCCACCTCTGCCAGACGCTGCTGCGCAACGGTCCTGACGGCCTCCCGCTCCTCCCGTGGCTCTCGACGCACGTCTGGCCGGGCGAGGCCGCGCACGACGACGCGACGCTGGAGGTCTCGGCGCGCCTCGGCCTCGCCGAGCTCCTGTCGGGCGGGACGACGTCCGTCCTCGACATGGCGACGGCCTACCACACGGACGCGGTCTTCCGCGCCGCGGCGGCCTCGGGCGTGCGCGTCACGACCGGCAACGTCCTCATGGACGACCCCGGAACGAATCCTGCCGGCCTCTTCCGCGACACACGCGCGGCCCTCGCGGAGACCGAGCGACTCGCGAAGGCCTGGCACGGGGGGAACGGCGGCCGGCTGCGGGTCGCGTTCTGCCCGCGGTTCGCCGTCTCGTGCACGGACCGGCTCCTGCGCGAGGTCGGCGAGCGCGCGAAGGCGGAGGGCTTCCTCGTCCACACGCACGCCTCGGAGAACCTCGACGAGATCGCCCTCGTCGCGCAGCGCACGGGCCGGCGCAACGTCCGCTACCTCGACGACGCCGGCATTTCCGGCGCGCACGTCGTCCTCGCGCACGTCATCCACACCGACGCCGAGGAACGCACGCTCCTCGCGGCGCGCGGAACGACGGTCGCGCACTGCCCGTCTTCGAACCTCAAGCTCGGCTCCGGCATCTGCCCCGTGCCCGAGTACCGCGCGCAGGGCATCCGCGTCACGCTCGGCGCCGACGGCGCGCCCTGCAACGACCGGCTCGACGCCTTCACGGAGATGCGTCTGGCGGCCCTCCTGCCGAAGGTGCGGCTCGGGCCCGCGGCGCTCCCGGCGTGGGACGTCGTGCGGATGGCGACGGCCGAGGGCGCCGAGGCGCTCGGCCTGAACGCCGGAACGCTCGAGACGGGCCGCCGGGCCGACTTCGTGCTCCTCGACCCGCTCTCGGGCTTCGCCGGCCCCGTCTCGTGGCGCGAGGATCCCTACGGGCCTATCGTGTACAGCATGGACCGGTCCCACGTCGCCGCCACGTACGTCGACGGCGAGGCCCGGTACGTCCGCGGGGAGGCCTTCCCTCTGAAGCCCTCCTCCGCGGAGATCGACACCGCCGTCGCCGCGCTCAAGGCGCGCTGGCGGCCCTGA
- a CDS encoding universal stress protein has translation MAGKKSPPLLKTIVVGTDFSVCAARALSFAVSLASSQGAKVHVVHVLVEPVQAFDVAGALPYLDVSTQKDWEAATEKRLAAAVASAEKRGVDASSEFLWGRPSDAIIDSARRAKASLVVLGTHGRNAFEKLLIGSTAERVVRLCPVPVLTVREKR, from the coding sequence ATGGCCGGAAAGAAGTCCCCGCCCCTTCTCAAGACGATCGTCGTCGGCACGGACTTCTCCGTGTGCGCGGCGCGCGCCCTCTCGTTCGCGGTGTCGCTGGCGTCCTCGCAGGGCGCGAAGGTCCACGTCGTGCACGTCCTCGTCGAGCCCGTGCAGGCGTTCGACGTCGCCGGCGCCCTCCCTTACCTCGACGTCTCGACGCAGAAAGACTGGGAAGCCGCCACTGAGAAGCGTCTCGCCGCCGCCGTCGCCTCGGCCGAGAAGCGCGGCGTCGACGCCTCCAGCGAGTTTCTCTGGGGCCGGCCGTCCGACGCGATCATCGACTCCGCGAGGAGGGCGAAGGCCTCGCTCGTCGTCCTCGGAACGCACGGGCGCAACGCGTTCGAGAAGCTCCTGATCGGGTCGACGGCCGAGCGCGTCGTCCGCCTCTGCCCGGTTCCCGTCCTCACGGTGCGCGAAAAGCGCTAG